The proteins below are encoded in one region of Acidobacteriota bacterium:
- a CDS encoding sigma-54 dependent transcriptional regulator: MALVFVVDDDPVTGEAIAAALGREGHELHTFTHPEQALEAARSGPPAVAITDFAMPAMNGLEFVLALRELSPDTTFLVVSGQASVEDAVNLMKHGVVDVLVKPPRARALRKALALALGQHQLAAENRRLRHALRGRRDLSGVIGSSPAFEKVLRLVEKIAPSPATVLLTGETGTGKEVIAEALHQLSPRAERSLVKVHCAAIPENLLESELFGHVRGAFTGAIRDKRGLFEEADGGTIFLDEIGEVSPSVQVKLLRALQNREIQRVGDAATRHVDARVIAATNRDLEVEVREGRFREDLFYRLNVITLHIPPLRQRGDDVLLLARHFFGVTRARAGREDLEGFDEGALEAIRRYPWPGNVRELENAISRAVTLAEGPLLRRGDLPERITGGATVSEAGLTLPADTTLAQAEQLLILHTLDRVDRNKKEAARTLGISLATLYRKLAQYQAPPGTESP; this comes from the coding sequence GTGGCGCTGGTTTTCGTGGTGGACGACGACCCGGTCACAGGGGAGGCGATCGCCGCCGCCCTGGGACGCGAGGGACACGAGCTGCACACCTTCACCCACCCGGAGCAGGCCCTCGAGGCCGCGCGTTCCGGGCCGCCCGCGGTGGCGATCACCGATTTCGCCATGCCTGCCATGAACGGCCTCGAATTCGTCCTGGCCCTGCGCGAGCTGAGCCCGGATACCACCTTCCTCGTGGTCTCCGGCCAGGCTTCGGTGGAGGACGCGGTCAACCTGATGAAGCACGGCGTGGTGGACGTACTGGTCAAGCCGCCCCGGGCCCGGGCCCTGCGCAAGGCCCTGGCCCTGGCCCTCGGCCAGCACCAGTTGGCGGCCGAGAATCGACGCCTGCGCCACGCGCTGCGGGGACGGCGGGATCTCTCCGGTGTGATCGGCTCCTCCCCGGCCTTCGAGAAGGTGCTGCGCCTGGTGGAGAAAATCGCTCCCTCCCCGGCCACGGTGCTGCTGACCGGGGAAACCGGCACCGGCAAGGAGGTCATCGCCGAGGCCCTGCACCAGCTCAGCCCCCGGGCGGAACGCTCACTGGTCAAGGTCCACTGCGCGGCGATTCCCGAAAACCTGCTCGAATCGGAACTCTTCGGCCACGTGCGCGGGGCGTTCACCGGGGCGATCCGGGACAAGCGCGGACTGTTCGAGGAGGCCGACGGAGGCACGATCTTCCTCGACGAGATCGGCGAGGTCTCCCCCTCGGTGCAGGTCAAGCTGCTTCGGGCCCTGCAGAACCGCGAGATCCAGCGGGTGGGTGACGCCGCCACTCGACACGTGGACGCCCGGGTCATCGCCGCGACCAACCGCGACCTGGAGGTGGAGGTGCGGGAAGGTCGTTTCCGGGAAGACCTGTTCTACCGCCTGAACGTGATCACCCTGCACATCCCCCCCCTGCGCCAGCGGGGAGACGACGTGCTGCTCCTGGCCCGCCACTTTTTCGGTGTGACCCGCGCGCGGGCCGGGAGGGAAGACCTGGAAGGCTTCGACGAGGGGGCCCTCGAAGCGATCCGCCGCTATCCCTGGCCGGGCAACGTGCGGGAACTGGAGAACGCCATCTCCCGGGCGGTGACCCTGGCCGAAGGTCCCTTGCTGCGACGGGGTGATCTCCCCGAGCGGATCACGGGCGGAGCGACGGTCAGCGAGGCGGGGCTGACCCTGCCCGCCGACACGACCCTGGCCCAGGCCGAGCAACTGCTGATCCTTCACACGCTCGACCGGGTCGACCGCAACAAGAAGGAAGCGGCCCGGACCCTCGGGATTTCCCTCGCCACTCTCTATCGCAAGCTGGCCCAGTACCAGGCGCCCCCGGGAACGGAATCCCCGTGA